The following nucleotide sequence is from Phycisphaera sp..
GGTCGCTCTCGGGCAGGGGTAGGGCGGCCACCGCGCCCGGCTCGAACCACCGCAGGCGGCCCTCGGCGATGTCAACCTCGGGCACCTCGACGGGCCCCAGCACGCGGAAGTAGAACATGAGCCAGTGGCCCTTGCCTTCGAAGGCCCGCTCGCTGATCAGGCCCATGAGGTGCAAGCGCTCGATGGGCACGTCGATGCCGGCCTCTTCCTGAATCTCACGCCGGGCGCACTGGTGCGGAGATTCCCCAAGGGCGGTATCGAGCTTGCCGCCGATGGGTGAGCACAGGCCCAAGTTGGGCGATTTTTTGCGCTCGATGAGCAGGAGGCGGCCGGCGGCGTCGCGCAGGTCGCAGAGGCAGGCAAGCTTGTAGGGCAATTCGGGGGTGTTGGTCATATCGGGGAGCGAGGCTAGACAGCGGTAACGCGGAGGGCCCAAAAAAAGAGATCCGCCCCGGGTGGTGCCGGGGCGGATCGGGTGGCTCGCAGCAAAGTGGTGGTGGGAACTGCCGCGGAGCCGGTGGTGTCTTGATGTCGGGGCCCCGGGGCGTGCCCGAGAGCCCCCACGAGAGAGGGAGGAGAGAGATGCCTTTCGAGACCATTTCGAGACCACGCCGGGGCTCGTCCGTGAGCCCCTCGCACAACCGCGTGGGTCGCCCGCAGCCTTGCGGGCCTCGAAATGCGCTGGATCGCCTGTTAGAACGACCCGCGCCCGATAGGTGTCAGCCGGGGCTGACCCCCCTCTCTCTCCGACAGCCGCTGGCGTCGGCGAACCGAACGCCGGAGTCTGTTGTGGCCGGGGTGCGGCGTCCTGCCGCGTCCCGGCCCGGTTTGGGGCGGTGAGCGTCCGTGGTGCTCACTTGGGCGTTCATTTCGAGTCGACCTTTCGGACCAGGTTGGGCAAGTCGGCGAAGCGCCTTGCTCGATCCGCTTGCCAGCCGTCCTGGTCGTGGATCTCCAGCCGGTTGCGCACGCCGACGACCACCACCGCACGCCCGAGCCCGGTCATCTCCAGGTGCTCCTTGGGCAGCATGATCCGGCCTTGTGCGTCGACCGTGAGCATCTCGGCCAGGCCATACAGCGTGGCTTCGAGTTCGCTCTGGTCCTCGTTGGGCGTCAGGCTCTCGGCGCTCTGCTCGGCCAGCCGGTGGAAGGTCTTGGCCGGGTAGAGCCTGAGGATGCCGTTGGGCCAGGGGACGCAGTACCACTGGTCGCCCTGGGTTTCCGGATCCCATTGGGCCCGGTGCTTCTTGGGCAGGGACAGACGCTGTTTCGCGTCGATCGCGTGCTCGGCATGTCCGGTGAAGAGCATCGGGTTGGGCACTCACGAGGGCCATCGGATGGGATTATGACCCACTTTGACCCACAATGCAACACTTTCTGCCCCCGATTTCGGCATTTCTTCAATTTTTTGTTGAGCCGATCTCTTTTTATCCACATTTTGATTGGGAGATGTTCAGAATTATCACCCCCGGGATCCATTCCAGGCGCGATCCGTACACAAGGGCTCAACCCAAGTCCGGGAATGCATGTGCAAAAGACGAATACGGAATTCACACAGCCCGGGCTGATCGTCGAGGCCTGCGACCGGCTCCATACCGGGTTGTTCCTGCTTTCGGCCCTGCACGACCACGCCCGGGCTGGCACGCTGGCCATCGGTGTCCACCTGTGCGCCTTCGACCCCATCTTGCTGTGCGTGCCGGTGAGGCGGGGGCATCGCATCGAGCCGCTGATCCGCGATTCGCGCTCGTTTGCGGTGTGCAGCGTGCCAGTGGCCGACCGGGCATTGCGCCGCCGGTTCGAGGAGCATCCATCGGCCGAGGAATACCACGATCCATTCGACGCCGTCCCGGTGATGCGATTGGAGACGGGCGCGCCGGTGCTCCGGTCGAGCACGCTTGCGTTCGACTGTGAGGTTGTCCGGCACATCGACATGGACGCCGATCACGAGCTTTATATCGGTCGTGTGGTGGCCGCGCGCATCAATGGCGATGCTCCGCCGCCCGCGCGGGCGTCGGAGATCGGGCAGTTGCACACGGACTGAGTCCTCAACCGGGTTCGACGGCTTGGCGCATCTCTTCGCCGCGCTCGATCAGGGCTTCGGCGGCGTCTTGCTCGACCGAAACGGCTTCGAGGTCGTAGTGCCAGCGGATCCTGGTCTCGATGGGCAGCGGCAGGATGATGAAGTCGATGGGTGGGTACTCGTACCACGGGGCGTTGGCCCAGGGGGCGGCGGCCAGGGGCTGGTAGCCGTCCTTGCGGAGGCGCAGGTCGTACTGCCCGTAGTAGCGGAAGCCGACCTCGAGGGGGGTTGCGCCGACCTCGACGCCGTTGAGGGTGACCAGGGCACCGGGGGGCTCGCTGGTGACCACGATGGTGCGCGAGGTGCAGCCGGCCAGAAAGATCGCGAGTGTGAGGAAGAGAAGACCCCTCACCCCAGCCCTCTCCCCGCAGACGAGGAGAGGGAGGAAGAGTGAAGAACCCCGCGCTTGCGCTTGGGGCTCGGAAGGAGAAGGGCGAGCGATCACGGCCTGGGCTCCGTGGCGGTGCCGTTGCCGCCCTCGCGGCGGCGGCGACGCCGGTTCGAGGGCGGGGCGTCGGCCACGGCGTCGAACTCGTCGCCGCGGAACAAGCCGCCTAAGTAGGTCTGGCGGACGAGCTCGTTCTTGATGAGCGGGCCGGGGGCGCCCTCGGCGAAGACCTTGCCGTCGTTGATGATGTAGGCCCGGTCGCAGACCTTGAGGGTCTGGTGGACGTTATGGTCGGTGATGAGGCAGGCGATGCCGGCGTCGCGGAGGGTGTGGATCTCGTGCTGGAGGTCCTCGACGGCGATGGGGTCGACGCCGCTGAAGGGCTCGTCGAGCATGATGATGCGAGGGTTGGTGACCAGGGCGCGGGCGATCTCGAGCTTGCGACGCTCGCCGCCCGAGCAGGTGCGGGCCTTTTCCTTGGTCTTCTTGACCAGACCGAAACGGTCGAGCAGCTCGCCGGCCCGCTGCTTGCGCTCCTTCCGAGAGATGGGCAGGGTCTCGAGGATGGCCAGCAGGTTCTGCTCGCAGGTGAGGCGTTGGAAGACGCTGGGCTCCTGGCTGAGGTAGCCCATGCCCAGGCGGGCCCGCTTGTACATGGGCAGGGGGGCGACGTCCTGCCCATCGAAGTGGACGCTGCCCTCGTCGGCGGCGAGCATGCCGATGGTCATGCGGAAGCTGGTGGTCTTGCCGGCGCCGTTGCGGCCCAGGAGGCCGACGATCTCGGCCTGGTCGACGGCGAAGCTGACGCCGCGCACGACCTCGCGCCCGTTGAAGCTCTTGTGCAGGTTGGTCGCTTCGAGCAGGGGCACGTGCAGGAGTCTATGGAGACGCGGGAGGTCAGGAAAGCGAGCCGAGATCCCAGGATGGGGCTCCCTGGCCCAGCAATTCTGCCAGCCTCCGCTGGTCTGGCTCGAAGACCTGCACCATGCGATCGATGGACGATGGGCTGGGGTGGCTCGGGCGTGGCGGAGGGGCGTCGCTGGTGGCCCGGTGGGCCGCACGCCTGAGGCCCTGGGGCACGAGCGGTCGAACGAGCCGGCGGTACGCGGGCAGCCGGGCCAGCCGCTGGGCCAGCGGGCGCTGCCGGCGGATGCCGCTGGTCTGGTGGGCGGGGGCTTGTGGCGGGGCTTGCTCGGGCGTTGGGTCGGCACCGACGAAGTGGGCGACCTGGCGGGCGACCTCGGTTCGGTTCTTGATGTAGTGCTCGAACTTGACGGGCAGGAGGCGATCGAGGCCAAAGGTTTCGAGCCAGGGCTCGAGCTGGTAGGCGTAGCGGCTGCCGTCGATGAAGTAGGGGTTGCGTTCCAGTTCGGCATCGAAGTCGAGCGAGCCCCACCCCATCGCGGCGTCGAAGTGGTGGTGGCTGATGGCCCGGGCGATGGGATGGCGCATGATGTAGACCAGCCGCAGGTCTGGCCCGAGTACTTCTTTGGCTCGGGAGGCGACCTCGCCGAAGTGCGGCCGCAGCGTGTATTGCGCGCTCGCGTCGACGCCGGCGACATCCGGGGGCAGGCCCGCGTACGCGTTCGCGTACGCGTCGCGACCGGCTTGGGTGAGTACGTCATCGGTCAGCAGGTTGTCGGGTTCCTTGCCGGCGGGGAACGCGAAGCCGCGCATGGCCCGCAGATCCTCGTACAGGGACGATGTGCCGGCCTTCATGGCCCCGATGATGAGCAGCTTTGGGCCCATTGGCCCAAGTGTACTGCCCGGCGGGCTCAGGCGAACTGCTGCTCGGCTGTCTTGGGCTGAGGGGCCTTGAGGAATCGCAGGCACATGGGGTAGCGGTAGTAGCGGCCCTTAGCGGCGGCCACGCTGGCCAGGATGGGAAACAGCAGGCCGTAGATGAGCAGGAAGGGCGCGAAGAAGATCAGGCCGATGCCCAGGGTAAAGATGGCGACCAACGCGGTGCCCACGACCGAGTAGAGGACGTAGGTCAGGGCGTAGTTGAACATCTCGCGGCCGTGGTCGGCCACGAACGGACGTTCCTTGCCCGGAACGTGCATGACATACAGGCCCCAGACGATGCCGAGCGGTGCGAGCGTGCCGCTGGTGATGACGGTGGCCAGCAGGGGACCGAGGTGGGTCCACAGGCCCCACTGGCAATCTTCGTCGGTTGCGTCCTGGTAGACGTAGTGCTTGCCGTCCATGGTGGAGCCGTCCGCTGGGGGCTGGTTCTTGGAGTCGGGACCGATGTTCATGGCGAAGGCGGCGGCGTGCATGGCCACTCCTCGGGGGCTGAAGGCTCGCGGGCCCCAGAACCGGGCCGGGGACACCCCATTGTTGGGCGGCCGGGCGGCGGGGTTTCAGCGGGAAATGTGGTCGATCGTGGGCCATCCCAAAGCCCGCGGGCCCGAGAACCCGAAGAATGCCCCGTGCGAGGCGTGATTGCTGGCTGGTTGTGGGTCTGCCTGGTGCTCGTGCTGTTCGTCGGCGGCGGCTGCGCGATGGGGCCCGAGACCGTGAGCCGGTGGCCCGATGCCTCGGGCCGGACCGAGGCGGTGCCGGGGCAGGACGTGGTGGCGGTGCGGGTGGCGGTCGATCCGGTGCTGGCACCCCTGCTGCGGACGCTCGAGCCGCTGTACGAGGGGGCACGACCTGGGGTGGACTTGGTCGTCTATGAAGGCGCACGGACCGGGCGGATGGACCAGGCCGAGTGGCTCTCGATGCGGCTGGAGCGTGGGGCCGAGGCCGACGCGTACCTGAGCGAGAGCGGGCACGGGCTCGATGAACTGACCCGGGCGCCCGAGGGGCGCGCTGCGTGGCTGGGCAACACGCTGGCGGTGGTCGTGCCGAAGGGATCGCAGCTCGACCGGCGGGAGCTGGCGCTGCGGCGGGCACCGGTGCACGTCGCGCTGGAGCGGACGGCGCTGGGTCGTTGGACGCGGGCGTCGCTGCGCGAGAGCGGGCTGTGGGGCGAGGTGTCGCTGGCGTCGGGGAACTTTGACGGCGGCGAGGCGATCGTCGAGCGGGTGTCGTATTTCGCGAAGCGGCCGACGCCCGAGGAGTCTTTCGGCATCGTATTCGGGAGTGATGCCGACGCGAGCCGGGTGCGGATCGTGGGGTATCTCGACCAGCCGCGGGGTGACGCGACGATCCATCACGTGGCGTGGTTCAGCGAGGCGGGGGCGGACTTGGCGCAATGGCTGCTGGCCGATGGCGGGGCGCGGGCGGCAGCCGAGCGTGCGGGGTTCGTCGTTGCCGAGACGCCGCGGTGAGCGCGAGCGGGGGTGTGAATCTAACTTCCAAGCAATTGGCCGGGCTGTTGGTGGGCGCGTTGGTCGTTGGCGTGCTGGGCGTGAGTGCGATTGGTGTTGGCGGAGTTTGGCTGGCCACGGTCATTGGTGTGGCGTCGGTGTGGTTGGCTTCGGGGGCGCTGGCGGGGGCGTATGTGGCCGGGGCCTGGGGCTTGGGTGTCGCAGCGCTGCGGTGGATGGAGGATCGGGCGAGTGCGGCTTGGCTAGCGCCGGCGGTGGGACTTGGGATCATGCTGGCTTTGAGCCATGGATTGGGCGTGCTTGGCGCGTTCGAGTGGTTTGGGACTGGCGGGCGGCGGGTCGTCGCGGGGCTGCCGATCGGCGCGGGGCTCGTGCTGCTGGCGATGGACCTGATGAAGCGGCGGGCGGGCGAGGGGGCCAGCGTGCATCCGGTCACGCTAGCAGCGGTGCCGGGGCTGGCGCTCTTGATCGTCGCGGCGGCGAGCCCGCCGGGGTGGTTGTGGGCCAGCGAGGGGCTGGGGTACGACACCAGGAGCTATCACGCGCAGCTACCGGCCGAGTGGCTGGCGGAGGGGCGGCTGTGGCCTCTTGAGCACAACGTGTATTCGTACTTGCCGGGATACATAGAGGCGGCGTTTTACCACCTGGCGGCGATCGTGGGCACGCATCCGGCGGCCGGTACGGGCGTTGTGTTGCTGGCGTTCCAGTGCCTGAGCGCGGTGGTGATGGTGCTGGCGGTGGTGCTGATCGGGCGGGTGTGCTGGGTGGCGATCCCTCGTGAGTTGCAAGAAAAAGCCGGTGGCGTGGCAACGGCCGTGGCGGCGCTGGTGCTGGCCACGCCCTGGATGCTCGTGACCGGCAGCCTGGCGTACAACGAGCCGGCGGTGCTGGCGCTGGGAGCGGGGGCGATGCTGGCGGTGCTGTCGAGCACCACATCGCACACGGTGCGGTGGGTGCTGGCGGCGTTCCTTGTTGGCTCGGCGTGCGGGGCGAAGCCGACGGCGTTATTCATGGTGGGGCCGGTTGTGGGCGCAATGCTGGTGGCGACCACGCCGGCGCGTGCGTGGGCGGGGTGCATTGGCTTGGGGGTCGTGGTCGGTCTGGTGACGCTGCTGCCGTGGCTGGTGCGCAACGAGGTGGCGGCGGGGAACCCGGTGTTCCCACAGCTGGCTTCGGTGTTTGGTGAGGGGCACTGGACGAGCGAGCAGCACGCGCGGTGGGCGAGCGGGCACGTGTTTGGCGGGTCGGTGGTCGATCGCGTGAGACTGCTGCTGCTGCCCGATCCGAGTGGGCCTCACCTGGGTGGGACGTCGATGCGTGGGTTGTTGCACCCGCACTGGGGATTGATGGGCGTCGTGTGTCTCGGGGCCGCGGTTGTGGCGCCGTTCGTGCGCCGGAATGCGGTGGTCGTGGCGTTGGCGATGGGCCTGGGGTTGCAGATCGTCGCTTGGCTTGCGCTCACGCACGTGCAGAGCCGGTTCTTGGTGCCGGTAGTGCTGGCGGGTGCGCCGTTGATTGCTGTCGTGCTGGCGAGGCTTGGTGGCAAGGGTGTGTGGGTAGCGGTGGTCCTTGCTGTCGTGCAGGGCGGCTGGGGGGTGTGGGCGTACTCGAAGGAAGGCCTAGGCAAGCCCGGGCTGATGATCGCGCCGGGAGTGGTCGTGTCTACGGGCGAGCTCGACCCGAAGGGCTCGCCGCAGGGCATGGTGAATTTCGGGCTGCCGCACGGACCGGGGCGGGTGCTGCTGGTTGGCGATAGTGCGCCGTTGTACGTTGTGCGTGGACCGATGTACGCCACCACGTGGGACGCCGGTTTGCTGGTGGAGGTCGTCGAGGCGAATCCCGATGACGCGGCGGCCCAGGCGGTGGCGCTCAAGGCGCGAGGCGTGCGTTGGCTGGTGATCGACGAGATGGAGCTGAGCCGGTTGCGTGAGTCGGGTTGGTTGCACGAGTCTCTCACGCCGCAAGCGGTCGGTGAGCTTGCGGCACAAGGGGCGCCGCTGGGATATTGGCCGGGACCTGGGGCGCTTGGGCGTATCCTCATCGATCTCGGCCCGCTCTAACGCATGGAACCAGCACCGCCACAAACCGATCCCGAAGCGTCACCGCCCGCGTCGCGGTCGGGGGTGCGCATCGCGGTGCAGGCCGTTGGCTTTCTCATTGGGCTGGGGTTGCTTGGATGGTGCGTCCGGCTGGCGCTCAGCGAGGACAACCGCGAGGCGCTGGGGAAGCTGGCCGACGCGCCGCCGGGTTCGTTGGCGGCGCTGATTGGGCTCAGCGTGGTGGGTGTGACGGCCAACGGGCTGATCTTCTGGGCGGCGCTGCGGCCGGTACGGCGGATCAAGCCGCTGGACGTCGTCGCGACGAATTCGCTCGCGACCTTCCTGGCCAACCTGCCGTTCAAGATCGGGCTGCTGGCGCGCATCGCCATCCACAACCGGCGTGACAAGGTGCCGATGGCGATGATCTTCGGCTGGTTTGGCGCGGTGACGGCGACATTGGTGCTGACCAGTGCGTCGCTGCTGGTGGCCGGCGTGCTGCGAGATGTTCTCGGCCGGTGGACGGTGCCGGTGGCGATCGTGCTGATGGTGGTGCTGTCGGCCGTGATGGTCGTGATCGCCAAGCGATTGAGCGGCGAGCGCGGGCATAGGCGGCTGAGCCGGCTCATCGGTCGGTTTGGCGGCAGGCGGGCACTGCGGCTGGCGCGGTCGCAGGTGATCCGTGAGCTGCATATGGGGCTGGACATGCTGGCCAGCGGGCGGTGGGTGGCG
It contains:
- a CDS encoding PEGA domain-containing protein, with protein sequence MRGLLFLTLAIFLAGCTSRTIVVTSEPPGALVTLNGVEVGATPLEVGFRYYGQYDLRLRKDGYQPLAAAPWANAPWYEYPPIDFIILPLPIETRIRWHYDLEAVSVEQDAAEALIERGEEMRQAVEPG
- a CDS encoding DUF4870 domain-containing protein, coding for MHAAAFAMNIGPDSKNQPPADGSTMDGKHYVYQDATDEDCQWGLWTHLGPLLATVITSGTLAPLGIVWGLYVMHVPGKERPFVADHGREMFNYALTYVLYSVVGTALVAIFTLGIGLIFFAPFLLIYGLLFPILASVAAAKGRYYRYPMCLRFLKAPQPKTAEQQFA
- a CDS encoding NUDIX domain-containing protein; translation: MTNTPELPYKLACLCDLRDAAGRLLLIERKKSPNLGLCSPIGGKLDTALGESPHQCARREIQEEAGIDVPIERLHLMGLISERAFEGKGHWLMFYFRVLGPVEVPEVDIAEGRLRWFEPGAVAALPLPESDRKVIWPMVDGHDHEHLARPDADRTGLPGLFCVHIDCREDRMAWSVEQTGRDTNT
- a CDS encoding sulfotransferase domain-containing protein; its protein translation is MGPKLLIIGAMKAGTSSLYEDLRAMRGFAFPAGKEPDNLLTDDVLTQAGRDAYANAYAGLPPDVAGVDASAQYTLRPHFGEVASRAKEVLGPDLRLVYIMRHPIARAISHHHFDAAMGWGSLDFDAELERNPYFIDGSRYAYQLEPWLETFGLDRLLPVKFEHYIKNRTEVARQVAHFVGADPTPEQAPPQAPAHQTSGIRRQRPLAQRLARLPAYRRLVRPLVPQGLRRAAHRATSDAPPPRPSHPSPSSIDRMVQVFEPDQRRLAELLGQGAPSWDLGSLS
- the lptB gene encoding LPS export ABC transporter ATP-binding protein encodes the protein MPLLEATNLHKSFNGREVVRGVSFAVDQAEIVGLLGRNGAGKTTSFRMTIGMLAADEGSVHFDGQDVAPLPMYKRARLGMGYLSQEPSVFQRLTCEQNLLAILETLPISRKERKQRAGELLDRFGLVKKTKEKARTCSGGERRKLEIARALVTNPRIIMLDEPFSGVDPIAVEDLQHEIHTLRDAGIACLITDHNVHQTLKVCDRAYIINDGKVFAEGAPGPLIKNELVRQTYLGGLFRGDEFDAVADAPPSNRRRRRREGGNGTATEPRP
- a CDS encoding flavin reductase family protein, translated to MQKTNTEFTQPGLIVEACDRLHTGLFLLSALHDHARAGTLAIGVHLCAFDPILLCVPVRRGHRIEPLIRDSRSFAVCSVPVADRALRRRFEEHPSAEEYHDPFDAVPVMRLETGAPVLRSSTLAFDCEVVRHIDMDADHELYIGRVVAARINGDAPPPARASEIGQLHTD
- a CDS encoding flippase-like domain-containing protein, yielding MEPAPPQTDPEASPPASRSGVRIAVQAVGFLIGLGLLGWCVRLALSEDNREALGKLADAPPGSLAALIGLSVVGVTANGLIFWAALRPVRRIKPLDVVATNSLATFLANLPFKIGLLARIAIHNRRDKVPMAMIFGWFGAVTATLVLTSASLLVAGVLRDVLGRWTVPVAIVLMVVLSAVMVVIAKRLSGERGHRRLSRLIGRFGGRRALRLARSQVIRELHMGLDMLASGRWVAAVVAFRCVDFGAQAWRWVVAGELVGTDVSFTDGLLISGGHYVAGALSPVGMLGFREGAAMGMAELLGLDGGVFAPIALLTAGAELVVVIAAAGLAIAWLRLDRVLTSRFGRTQGQPGA